A section of the Phacochoerus africanus isolate WHEZ1 chromosome 4, ROS_Pafr_v1, whole genome shotgun sequence genome encodes:
- the DHPS gene encoding deoxyhypusine synthase isoform X1: protein MEGLPEREAPAAALAAVLKHSSALPSESAQVRGYDFNRGVDYRALLEAFGTTGFQATNFGRAVQQVNAMIEKKLEPLSQDEDQHADLTQSRRPLTGCTIFLGYTSNLISSGIRETIRYLVQHNMVDVLVTTAGGVEEDLIKCLAPTYLGEFSLRGKELRENGINRIGNLLVPNDNYCKFEDWLMPILDQMVLEQNTEGVKWTPSKMIARLGKEINNPESVYYWAQKNHIPVLSPALTDGSLGDMIFFHSYKNPGLVLDIVEDLRLINTQAIFAKRSGMIILGGGMVKHHIANANLMRNGADYAVYINTAQEFDGSDSGARPDEAVSWGKIRMDAQPVKVYADASLVFPLLVAETFAQKANAFMPEKNED, encoded by the exons ATGGAGGGTCTCCCGGAGAGGGAGGCGCCTGCAGCGGCGCTGGCCGCAGTATTGAAGCACAGTTCGGCTCTGCCTTCCGAGAGCGCCCAGGTCCGGGGCTACGACTTCAACCGCGGTGTGGACTACCGCGCGCTGCTGGAGGCCTTCGGCACCACTGGTTTCCAGGCCACCAACTTCGGGCGCGCGGTACAGCAAGTCAACGCCATG ATAGAGAAGAAACTGGAGCCACTGTCTCAGGATGAAGACCAGCATGCAGACCTGACTCAGAGCCGCCGCCCACTCACCGGCTGCACCATTTTTCTGGGCTACACATCCAATCTCATCAGTTCAGGCATTCGTGAGACCATCCGTTACCTCGTGCAGCACAACATG GTGGACGTCTTGGTGACCACAGCTGGGGGTGTGGAGGAGGATCTCATCAAGTGTCTGGCGCCCACATACCTGGGCGAGTTCAGCCTCAGGGGGAAGGAGCTACGTGAGAATGGGATCAACAG GATTGGAAATCTGCTGGTGCCCAATGACAATTACTGCAAGTTTGAGGACTGGCTGATGCCCATTCTGGACCAGATGGTGCTGGAGCAGAACACAGAG GGTGTGAAGTGGACGCCTTCTAAGATGATCGCTCGGCTTGGCAAAGAGATAAACAACCCAGAGTCTGTGTATTACTGGGCTCAGAAG AACCATATCCCTGTGTTGAGCCCGGCACTCACAGATGGCTCGCTGGGTGACATGATCTTCTTCCATTCCTATAAGAACCCAGGCCTGGTTCTGGACATCGTTGAGG ACCTGAGGCTCATCAACACACAGGCCATCTTCGCCAAGCGCTCTGGGATGATCATCCTGGGTGGTGGCATGGTCAAGCACCACATTGCCAACGCCAACCTCATG CGGAATGGGGCTGACTATGCGGTCTACATCAACACAGCCCAGGAGTTTGATGGCTCTGATTCAGGCGCCCGGCCCGATGAGGCTGTCTCTTGGGGCAAGATCCGGATGGATGCACAGCCAGTCAAG GTCTATGCTGATGCTTCCCTGGTCTTCCCACTGCTCGTGGCTGAAACCTTTGCCCAGAAGGCCAATGCCTTTATGCCCGAAAAGAACGAGGACTGA
- the DHPS gene encoding deoxyhypusine synthase isoform X2, with the protein MEGLPEREAPAAALAAVLKHSSALPSESAQVRGYDFNRGVDYRALLEAFGTTGFQATNFGRAVQQVNAMIEKKLEPLSQDEDQHADLTQSRRPLTGCTIFLGYTSNLISSGIRETIRYLVQHNMVDVLVTTAGGVEEDLIKCLAPTYLGEFSLRGKELRENGINRIGNLLVPNDNYCKFEDWLMPILDQMVLEQNTEGVKWTPSKMIARLGKEINNPESVYYWAQKNHIPVLSPALTDGSLGDMIFFHSYKNPGLVLDIVEDLRLINTQAIFAKRSGMIILGGGMVKHHIANANLMAPGPMRLSLGARSGWMHSQSRSMLMLPWSSHCSWLKPLPRRPMPLCPKRTRTEHWTVQPQGGLTPPLFISLQTQPASPPLPGQQHL; encoded by the exons ATGGAGGGTCTCCCGGAGAGGGAGGCGCCTGCAGCGGCGCTGGCCGCAGTATTGAAGCACAGTTCGGCTCTGCCTTCCGAGAGCGCCCAGGTCCGGGGCTACGACTTCAACCGCGGTGTGGACTACCGCGCGCTGCTGGAGGCCTTCGGCACCACTGGTTTCCAGGCCACCAACTTCGGGCGCGCGGTACAGCAAGTCAACGCCATG ATAGAGAAGAAACTGGAGCCACTGTCTCAGGATGAAGACCAGCATGCAGACCTGACTCAGAGCCGCCGCCCACTCACCGGCTGCACCATTTTTCTGGGCTACACATCCAATCTCATCAGTTCAGGCATTCGTGAGACCATCCGTTACCTCGTGCAGCACAACATG GTGGACGTCTTGGTGACCACAGCTGGGGGTGTGGAGGAGGATCTCATCAAGTGTCTGGCGCCCACATACCTGGGCGAGTTCAGCCTCAGGGGGAAGGAGCTACGTGAGAATGGGATCAACAG GATTGGAAATCTGCTGGTGCCCAATGACAATTACTGCAAGTTTGAGGACTGGCTGATGCCCATTCTGGACCAGATGGTGCTGGAGCAGAACACAGAG GGTGTGAAGTGGACGCCTTCTAAGATGATCGCTCGGCTTGGCAAAGAGATAAACAACCCAGAGTCTGTGTATTACTGGGCTCAGAAG AACCATATCCCTGTGTTGAGCCCGGCACTCACAGATGGCTCGCTGGGTGACATGATCTTCTTCCATTCCTATAAGAACCCAGGCCTGGTTCTGGACATCGTTGAGG ACCTGAGGCTCATCAACACACAGGCCATCTTCGCCAAGCGCTCTGGGATGATCATCCTGGGTGGTGGCATGGTCAAGCACCACATTGCCAACGCCAACCTCATG GCGCCCGGCCCGATGAGGCTGTCTCTTGGGGCAAGATCCGGATGGATGCACAGCCAGTCAAG GTCTATGCTGATGCTTCCCTGGTCTTCCCACTGCTCGTGGCTGAAACCTTTGCCCAGAAGGCCAATGCCTTTATGCCCGAAAAGAACGAGGACTGAACACTGGACGGTGCAGCCCCAGGGAGGCCTCACCCCTCCTCTATTTATTAGTTTGCAGACCCAGCCAGCCTCTCCCCCACTCCCTGGTCAACAGCATCTCTAG
- the WDR83 gene encoding WD repeat domain-containing protein 83: MAFPEPKPRGPELPQKRLKTLDCGQGAVRAVRFNVDGNYCLTCGSDKTLKLWNPLRGTLLRTYSGHGYEVLDAAGSFDNSSLCSGGGDKAVVLWDVASGQVVRKFRGHAGKVNTVQFNEEATVILSGSIDSSVRCWDCRSRKPEPVQTLDEARDGISSVKVSDHEVLAGSVDGRVRRYDLRMGQLFSDYVGSPITCTCFSRDGQCTLVSSLDSTLRLLDKDTGELLGEYTGHKNQEYKLDCCLSERDTHVVSCSEDGKVFFWDLVEGVLVLALPVGPSVVQSLAYHPTEPCLLTAMGGSVQCWREEAYEAD, translated from the exons ATGGCTTTCCCCGAGCCAAAGCCACGTGGCCCGGAGCTGCCACAGAAACGGTTGAAGACATTGGACTGCGGGCAGGGGGCTGTGCGAGCCGTGCGATTTAATG TGGATGGCAATTACTGCCTGACTTGCGGCAGTGACAAGACCCTGAAACTGTGGAACCCGCTGCGGGGGACGCTACTGCGGACATACAGCGGCCACGGCTATGAGGTGCTGGACGCGGCCGG CTCCTTTGACAACAGCAGTCTCTGTTCTGGCGGCGGGGACAAGGCCGTGGTGCTGTGGGATGTGGCATCAGGGCAGGTCGTGCGAAAATTTCGGGGCCATGCTGGG AAGGTGAACACAGTGCAGTTTAATGAAGAGGCCACAGTTATCCTGTCTG GCTCTATCGATTCCAGTGTGCGCTGCTGGGACTGCCGCTCTCGGAAACCTGAGCCTGTACAGACGCTGGATGAAGCCAGGGATGGCATATCCAGTGTGAAGGTGTCGGACCATGAAGTCCTGGCAGG CTCCGTAGATGGCCGGGTGAGGCGCTATGACCTGAGGATGGGACAACTCTTTTCAGACTATGTGGGCA GCCCCATCACCTGCACCTGCTTCAGCCGGGACGGGCAGTGCACCCTGGTGTCCAGCTTGGACTCCACGTTGCGGCTTCTAGACAAGGACACAGGGGAGCTGCTGGGCGA gtaCACAGGCCATAAGAACCAGGAGTACAAGCTGGACTGCTGCTTGAGCGAACGTGACACACATGTGGTCAGCTGCTCTGAGGATGGGAAGGTGTTCTTCTGGGACTTGGTGGAG GGTGTCCTGGTGCTGGCCCTGCCCGTGggtcccagtgtggtgcagtcactggcctaccaCCCCACGGAGCCCTGCCTGTTGACCGCCATGGGGGGCAGTGTCCAGTGCTGGCGGGAAGAGGCCTATGAAGCTGACTGA